TGGAAGCTGATAAGAAAGGAGAGCAATCAACTAAATCGGTGACTGACTTTGCAGGACATCCACCTAGTACTACAATGTGTTTTAATACTATAGTTTGCTGTTGACTACAAGTCCCTACAATGTGTTTTAATACTATAGTTTGTTGTTGACTACAAGTAGAGGGACTGTAAATAATGTTATAAGTGCAGATACTACAATGATTGTGCCACTAACTAGCTCTGTAAATTTTGTTATGATACAATAATAAGTATCCTactaaccaaaaaagaaaaaattaattaattcccTCTCCCCATCACCCATTCCCGAATCAAAATTTCCttctcctctttttcttcttttcccaatctcaaaaaattaaaactcaattgttCTTTAATAACAATATTTTCATGAACAAGATTAGagattacaatatttaaaaattaagttcaataaatgaataattgatataactaatgTAAATTATCATAATTAACACAACCTTTTTTTTGATACATTAGTTTCACCTCAAAAATTGTAATGtctcaaattttaatttgttgCTTATGTAATCAATGTAAATAAAAGAAGTTAACAATggagaaaataagttatttatatattgtgtAATCAATGTATAatcattatataataaatatatacttgATGCGTATATATTACAAACCAATTATACATTGTGTAATATcattatacattatttatattgtaaatagtagataattattatataattaatgtGTATACTTTACATACTATTTTTGTTTGAAGCTGATACTTTGTATACTATACATCAATATATGCATTTATTATACACATAACTTTTCTAAACTTTTTGGTGAAAATctgataattttttgtttttgttatttactttcaagttttataattattataaaatatgaatatattagTGTGTTGTGAAATAATATTGATAGACTGATTTATGTATTTACTACACACGTGTAAATTTtttaaagctttgatgaagttctggtaatgtttttttttttaaaatcgttTTCGTTCAAGTTTTTACAATTtcgtattttaatttatttttgaatataataaaaaatgatataattgctacagaatattaaaagataaattgGAAAACAACAGATAAAATATAGTTCCTCGGTTAGAAGGATTCAAGGTGTGTTTGATACGATGAAAAATATTTCctatggaaaatgtttttctgGAAAAAgttttctcaaaaaataagttaattttttacttattttttcttgtttggttGGTGTgtgaaaaatattattcaaaaaatattttatgatgtttgattggtgagtagaaaatattcttcagaaaaatattttctaatgtttgattggtgagtaaaaaatatttttaaaaaaatactactaactgttaactagtatatcactgtctctagcaactcaataatttgtaagaactaatttaagcataataaataatatcaataccgACTATTAAAATATTACAAGACACTAAAATTTAAGCAACTACTAATTAACAAATCTAGGAGatacttttcaacattttgtcaggacaatcttaagatactataatatataaaaatacaacgGAATGataagcttattcaaccttgtgaaacaagctacatcgatgacaaaatgaaatatacaATTAACAAAAGTATAATAgataagtcttcctctatgcatatgaaaataacagtacattcaacgaacattggaaaagaaaaaattcgggcttcactattttttatttcaaactatgaAAAATTGAAGTAAAGCACAACGAAAAATATTTCTGAataatgtgaattttttgagtaaTGTGAATAAGAGTGTTGTTGAGGTGGGAAAGAGGAGTGAGGGAGGGAACATAAGTcacatttttcaatttttgaaaaatgacttTCCATGGctcatgagggaagtcatttttcctcAAATGAACGAAAATgagttactccctccgtttaaaaaaaatgatctaaTTTGAATTGACacggagtttaaaaaaataaagaagacttttgaatcttgtggtgttaaactaaagatatgtcaaatgtaccaaatgtctttcaatcttgtggtcttaaacatgtcatgtgaaaagttaaaattaaaaagttgctaaaaatgaAAAGGGATCATTCCGaattaaaaaaggaaatagatcattctttttaaacggagggagtattatgaaaaatattttttcaacattTAACTACaacctaacaaaaaaaaaataagaaaacattttccatcataccaaacgcACCctcattcttttttaatttttatccatgttatttgaataatttatgattattttttataaacttgTTTTTAAgcctacaattttttttatttttttttacactagTGGACATGATTGAGTTTTTTTCCCTAAAGTCTACACCTCTTCTCATAAGCTATCCAAGAAGGATGGTCAATTTCACGTAGGCAGTCTCTTTTCTATATTTGCTTTTCCAGTAAAATTTGTCAACCAATTGAAATGGATTGAGATGGATGTGTGGTCATATAAAAAAAGAttaggataaaaaataagattattcgggagaagatgAAAGTAGCTTTGGTGAAGGATAAGATGTGAGAAGTAAACTTACGTTGGTTTGGATATGTGATAAGGAGTGAATCtaatgctccagtgcggaggtgtgagacactgacTATGAATGATTTTAGATGGGGTAGAaataggccgaagaaatattggagggaggttattggacagttacagcttacggaggacatgatcCTTGATAATAAGGTGTGGAGGACAcggattaggatagagggttGGGGGCGAGAGTGCGTCGGTAATAATTGGGAACATTCTTTATTTGTGTATGaagtttcttgtttgtggtgttgAGTGTTGTGTATGGTTTCACATAGctagtttttagttttatcttgtggctgtagtattatcttATGACAAGTGGTGTTAGTTTATTTGCAgattgtactagtttatatgtatttatgtttggtgtttgttatactgttatcggttcTAAGTTTGTGGTCtattgaaaacagcctctctactttatTTGAGGTAGTAGCATGATCtgtgtacactctatcctccccataCCTTACTATATgaaaatatactgggtatgttgctgTTATTGTAATTGGAATTGGCAATCGCTTTTAAAATGTTAATAGAGAAGATAAGTAGTTAGTATTAGAGTATAGATTTTCATAGCTAGAAGGAGAAGGGCTAAGTACAGCCATGAATCAACCAGAAACTACGCGTCCAAGAGAGAGTAAAAGCCAAGGCCCAGCTCCATAAGGAAGTAACTAAAGTTATTGCTTTACACCCCTCAAACCTAACgcttattattttatgttatatgtcgtttatgtattataaaataaatatatattttttggattaatttatgtgaaagaatttaaaatatgagaattaaaaatacttaattttaaacataaattcaaatataaattcttctattttttaaaattatattttaaaaacatcACAACAGGTACAACAAGAACATATCGCTTATGTGAAATACTTATTAAAGGAAGTTGAAAAATtcatttaaagaactaaaaaggGCCTAAAGTGCCCATCAATTATATGAAATAGTGTAAAAATGTTCTCCGTCTTCTGTTAGGTCTAAAATGCTCTTTCTGTTTATCCATTGTGTCTAAAATATCATCTTCGTCTACGTATTCAGgctattttaccttttatttaagaaaaaatttacataatagcacaacttatctttattaacCAACATAAAATTCTTATCGTTTTTATTAATAATTACCAAATAAATAGTTCACAATATCATTTTTTTGTCGTTCTAAATTGATTTGAtaaagaaaaacaacataaatagtcattttaaAAAAGGTATCATATATACATAGCCGTATTAGTTAGTTgtcaaatataacatataaaatctttacttttataacagattctaatatatagaaaaataattatttattaaattctcatatttcttatttattgcatatttttttgaaagcctctattcattcatttttttatatactatatcaaaattttatattttttctttttattgcttGCTTTCACGATaactccataaaaatatatgatatatttatactataaaaattcatgatatattgatatattatacaaattatatttaaaaatacatGGTATAATTATACcgtataaattatgtttataccataaatacataatttattataccatgtaaattatatttataccataaacatacatggtgtatttttgacataaaaaatttataccatgtaacactaaaaatatatatttatatttaataaataaatttttaacaagaaaaatacttccGACATAATGAGATATATCATGAATACTATcccataaattatataaaaaatataataataattcgactttgacataaattatatatatacaattatatatttgtacttccaacataattatttttatttggccaaacccatcgatagcccctcaaacttgtccctaaaattcacttagactCCTAAACTAAGACTTGTACTTATTAAACCCCTAAACCCCCCAATTTGgttccaattgggcatttttttccTATCAACAAAAAGGTCAAAGTGTATATTGCACACACGTGATGATGTGGCAAAACGAGCTACTTGGAAGTTGACACGCGGCATTGTAgatccaataattattaaaaattaattataatttttttaaaaaaagtatataaaaatggcattgaggaaattattaaaaaataattcgaaaattaattaaaaataaaaataaaaaacttattatttttaaaaaattataaaaaaattaaaaatgaaataaattattaaaaaattatttttttaaaaaataattattaaaaaattaaaaaaaatttaaaaatgaaaataaaaaatggaattgaggatataaattattaattattttataaaattatttaaaaaatacaaataaaaaatatattatttaaaaaaaattataaattttttttaaaaataaaataaattattaaaaaactatttcaaaagaaaaaattaattattaaaaaaattataaaactttttaaaatgaaaataaaaaatggcattgaggatccaaattatgaaaaaataattctaaaattatttgataaataaaattaaaaagatgattatttaaaaaaattatcaattttttaaaaatgaaataaatttttaaaaaatatttaaaaaataaaaaattaattaataaaaaaagtataaaactttttaaaatgaaaataaaaaatgtcattgaggatccaaattatgaaaaaataattataaaattatttaaaaaataaaaataaaaaccttattattaaaaagaaattataaaatttttaaaaaaatgaaataaattattaaaaacttaaaatattaaaaaattaattattaaaaaaaattataaaactttttaaaatgaaaataataaatggcattgaggatccaaataatgaaaaaataattataaaattatttgtaaaataaaaataaaaaaatgattacttaaaaaatattataaaagtttttaaaaatgaaataaattattaaaaaattatttttttaaaaaaataattattaaaaaaattataaattttttatataatgataataaaaaatggcattgtggatataaattatgataaaataattataaaattatttaaaaacaaaactaaaaaactgattattttaaaaaaattataaatttttttcagaaaatgaaataaattattataaaattatttaaaaaataaaattaattattaaaataatttataaaactttttaaaatgaaaataaaaaagggcATTGAGgttccaaattatgaaaaaataattataaaattttttaaaaaataaaaataaaaactaattattaaaaagaaattataaaattttttaaaagatgaaaataaaaaactgattttttttaaatacagttttatttaaaaaaaaaaaaatcgggGCCCTCTAATGCTCTTTGGGGCCTTTAgtgtttaaaaaaaagaaaatttattattaaaaaatttttggGGCGCTCAATGCCATTTGACAACTTTTTATTcgtaaattaggaaaaaaaaatgtTCCTCACGCGCCTACCACGATGCCACTGCACGCGCAGTGCCACATAGGCAGAAAATGTCCAATTGAAACAAAATTCgggggtttaggggtctgataggaacaAACCTTTgtttaggggtctaagtgaattttcgcaacaagtttgagtgtttATCGATGGGTTTGACCTTTTTATTTCATGAATATTTATCCATACAAAACTATGGTTAACCCAttacatcaaaactaaaaatacacgataataaaataatactaaatgattaacatatatgaaatcaaaaataaatatacacgagcaaataatgaaatacttaatttattttaaaatatttaagtttttaatataaGAGAGAGATATTTGGAAGCAGTGATTACATTTTTCACGTTTAAtttaaagattgaaaatatatctcttaaattacggtgaattgataattagttacatcattaaattagaaattataattatcttttttgattttttaaagggctatatatttttaaaaaatatttttgtaatattaaaaaagtaCTACATTATTTATGTAGTTAAGTCTTATGGATGATCTTTTCatgtaatttgcctaaataaaagaaaaaaatagattcaatagGCAAACGAGAAGCGTCTTTTAGGCCTAATAGATAGGTGAGCAGGGCATTTTAGGCTCAATAGGTAGACGAGAAtgacattttaggcccaatagatagACGGAGGATATTTTTAcaccattttacatagttgaaggacattttagacccttttccttttaaagaaaaattatttgacttCCCAAACAATAAAATCTTCACATAATATGCAATGGAGATTCACACATGTGTGGCGTAAAGATACATGTACGGCGCACAAGACACAAGTGTACTGCTGCACGTAGCACGAGATATGTACGACGCAAGAGATGCAGGCACAATGCACGTGATACACGCTCAGAATATGAAATGCACGTATGACACATGAAATACACATGCGAAGCACGAAGAACCTAATTTTACTAAATATACTTGATGCCCTTATTAAGATTTGACTTTAGATCATCATCGCCCCTAGTAAAAGAACGTAATGAACTCTTAACTTGTTAGCTCAGTAACATATTTTTGTGTTGTCATAagacttttgaaacttaaaattttaaatatgtcatAACATTTATACGCCggtgaaaatttttcattgaaagtaAAATGAAAAGTTTAATTTTAGATGTTTTCCCacataaaaatacattattttttagcataatacataaatatgactctaaacttgacaccaaattataacattcaccgtaaactttgacagtgcacaaataggCCCTTTACCTATATGAAATCTGAACAAATAAATACTCCAATCCTAAGTGGCAAAATGCGTGTATACACTCAAAACCACGCACGTCGGAGTTAGAGTTGAAGGTTTTTTTTGTTCAGcctttgtatagttaaagggcctacttgtgcactATAACAAAATTAAAGGTCACAGTTataatatatcttttttattaggtAGCAGCATCTGAGTGAATTACTAATCTACGTAGGCGCAAGTAAGGTACACGCGTGTAAGTTGCAAAATCAGAGTGTTTATTTATTcaggttttgtatagttaaaTGACCTACttatgcactgtcaaagtttaaggttaatgttataatttggtatcaagtttaCGATCATATTTATCTATTATGCCTATCTCCCTTATTTTTTTTGGAACAAACTATTAAAGAAATGCTAtcacataaataaattatatcctccgtttaaaaaagaatgatctactttgacttgataaaaaatttaagaaaataaagatcttgtggtcttaaattaaagtagtgttgaatgtaccaaaatatcttttaattttgtggtcctaaacatgccatatgaaaaattgatattaaaatattaaaaaaaagaagaaaaggggttttttttttttttttatgaaaagaactaaaaaagaaagtagttaatatttttgaaacgaagggagtaatacGGAGAAAGTAGATAAGACCAGATCGGAGGGCATGATTGTGTTTTAGCCACACAAATTCTCGGCAGCTAGCAAGAACACTTCATACATGTGTTTCAGGGCATGAACATTGAACTCCCTCTATATATGGGGACCTTATTTCCTTAGCAAGCACATTAGACATAGAATAATAAGAGAAAATTAATTAAGATGAGCAAGGATAGCATTCACGTTGTAATGGTTCCATGGTTAGCATTTGGTCATTTGAGTCCATTTTTACAACTGTCCATAGCCTTAGCCAAAGAAGGAGTTCATGTCTCTTTCATTTCCACTCCCAGGAACATTAAGAGACTCCCAAAAGTTCCTGCTAACCTAGCACCACTAGTAAATCTAGTGGAATTTCCACTGCCATCACTCAATAACAACCTCTTGCCCGCTGATGCTGAGGCAACTTTCGATCTTCCTACTGACAAAGTTCAGTACTTAACAGTAGCTTATGATCTCCTTCAGGAGCCCATCAGACACTTCATTACACGTGAAAGACCCGATTGGATCATTGTTGATTTTAGCCCCTATTGGATGGCTGAAATCGCTAGAGATCTGGATATCCCCATGATTCAATTTAGTATGTTCACTGCTGCCGCCTTACAATTTTTCGGGCAGCTTGATTCTGGTAATGACGAGATTCAGAAAGAATCAAAGCCATTGCACGAACTTCTCCTATCACCACCAAAATGTGGGGATTTCCAATCAACGGTTGCTTACCGGAAGTACGAAGTGGCAGAACTATTTGCTACAATTGCTGCAGAGAATGCTTCGGGCAAATCATCTTTAGAACGTGAAGGCATAGTGGGAAATGCTAGTAGAGCTATGGTTCTCCGTACATGTACTGAATTTGAAAGTGAATACTTAGTACAACCTAGAAACTATACAAAGCCACTAATTCCTGTGGGATTGCTACTACCGGATGAATTACCAATGGAGGAAAGAAATCTTGCTCAGGAACCATGGCAGAAGATCTCCAAATGGCTAAACGAACAAAAACCAAGATCGGTGGTGTTCGTGGGATTCGGAAGTGAATGCAGATTTAGCAAGACTCAAGTATATGAAATAGCAAACGGGATACAACTCTCAGGGCTACCATTTATGTGGATTTTACAGAAGCCTCGTTGGGCTCTGAACGACATTGATGCATTGCCATCAGGCTTTGGTGCAGCAACCGACGGGAGAGGGTTGGTGCACATTGGTTGGGCACCACAAAAGGAAATTCTTGCTCATCCGGCTATTGGTGGATCCCTGTTTCATGCAGGATGGGGTTCAGCCATTGAAACTTTACAATATGGTCATGTTCTCGTTGTGTTGCCTTTTGTTTTTGACCAGGGATTGAATGCAAGAATGCTAGTAGAAAAAGGTGTCGCGGTTGAAGTGAAGAGAAACGAAGAAGATGGATCTTTTAGTGGAAATGACGTAGCATTGTCATTAAGAGAAGCCATGGTTTTGGAGGAGGGGGAAGAACTTAGAGCTCGAGCAAGAAAAGCTGTTGCTATTTTTGGAGATCGAAAACTTCAAGACTCCTATGTTAAGAACTTTGTCGAGTACTTGAAAAATTACCGTGGGACGACGAGTGTTTAAACAACCATCAGAAAATTAGAATTACTACCGTCTGTGCTCAACACATGTCAATGTAATAGTAGTaatccctccgtcccaaattatgtataattatttcctttttaattcGTCCCAAAATAAGTATCACCTTTTcttatttaacaattttttaaaggcataattacccttttacccttattgatttcacttaattaaaaaaaaaaagatattgacatatttttaataaaggataatttggtaaactttaccaagtttttccttattttttaaatttcgtatcCGATCAAATGGTACGGAGGAAGTAATATTTTTCATAGTTTATTGAATTGGTTGGCGTATGACTTCTTGATGAATTAGACTGGCAAGCTGCCTTAGCTAGGTTGCAATAAATGAATGACTTCATGATTTTATAATGatagatttttcttgtaatggtagTTAAACTGATTAATTTGTCaaccttttttaatttattctaatAAGACATTCGATGGTAACAAAATACCAAACTTATAATAGTCATAGTCATTTATTGCAAACTAATGTGTACCTGTTAGAGTTGTCACTCGAATTTTTGTTGATTCGACACAGAAAGTTTTATGGTGCgatttatgattttgattttcagtggggtctgtggtggtagcgtagggattgggtgcaggggggggggggggggggtatggacctttatgtttttggtcTTAGGACGTATTTGTATgtacgtattatataagtgcaattagtggGTCAATTTTGATGATTCAAAAATTACGTCGCTGCACATTGTACTCTTCTCCTTTcatagtgaaacctcctctgcctctgcccaTGGTTTTTCctgcaagggtttccacgtaaatctgtgtgttcttattttttttctgcCCGATTTCTAACAAACTGGTATCAAAGGTTGATCGATCCTGGGGatggcaaccatgaagtatgatattctgCTGTTGGACCGCAACACCAGATTATTGTTATGGTAGGTTAAGATGCGGGCTGTGCTCGCGCAAATGGATTTGGACGATGCACTGTTAGGGTTTGATCACATGCCATCATCGTGGATAGATGATGATAAACGACATAAGGATCAgaaggctctatctcagatccaccttcatttatccaatcagatttTGCAGaatgttttgaaggagaccactgcCGCTGCAttgtggttgaaactggaatcCTTATGCATGACGAAGAGCTTAACtagtaagttgcatctcaaacaaCGACTTTATTCTCATCACATGTGTGAGGGTGCATCCTTTGAGGATCACCTATCTGTCTTTAAGGAAATcgtctctgatttagagactccGGAGGATAAGTACGATGAGGGAGATTTtgggttgattttgttgtgttcgcTACCTGCATCATACTCGACCTTTAGGGATACAATCTTATATAGTCGTGATGCCCTGACCATAGATGAAGTTTATGATGCActgttctctaaggagaagatgaaacATCTTGTGAATAGGCCAGAGACTCTAGGAGATGGTCTCATTGTTCGAGGAAGGACTCATGAGAGGAACTCTGGAGGTGATGATAGACTTAGGTCGAAATTCAGAAACAGAAATAAAACCTGTAATTACTGAAGAAGAAGGGCCACATCAAATTTGAGTGTTGAAAGTtacaaaatagagagaaaaaagaagcTCTAAAACTGAAGGAAAACCAACCAGAAAAG
The Capsicum annuum cultivar UCD-10X-F1 chromosome 6, UCD10Xv1.1, whole genome shotgun sequence DNA segment above includes these coding regions:
- the LOC107873619 gene encoding putative UDP-rhamnose:rhamnosyltransferase 1; its protein translation is MSKDSIHVVMVPWLAFGHLSPFLQLSIALAKEGVHVSFISTPRNIKRLPKVPANLAPLVNLVEFPLPSLNNNLLPADAEATFDLPTDKVQYLTVAYDLLQEPIRHFITRERPDWIIVDFSPYWMAEIARDLDIPMIQFSMFTAAALQFFGQLDSGNDEIQKESKPLHELLLSPPKCGDFQSTVAYRKYEVAELFATIAAENASGKSSLEREGIVGNASRAMVLRTCTEFESEYLVQPRNYTKPLIPVGLLLPDELPMEERNLAQEPWQKISKWLNEQKPRSVVFVGFGSECRFSKTQVYEIANGIQLSGLPFMWILQKPRWALNDIDALPSGFGAATDGRGLVHIGWAPQKEILAHPAIGGSLFHAGWGSAIETLQYGHVLVVLPFVFDQGLNARMLVEKGVAVEVKRNEEDGSFSGNDVALSLREAMVLEEGEELRARARKAVAIFGDRKLQDSYVKNFVEYLKNYRGTTSV